A stretch of Campylobacter showae DNA encodes these proteins:
- a CDS encoding amidohydrolase translates to MDAIGAKVEALKDEMVKNRRFFHSHPETGFFTFFTTAKIASELKKLGYSLKMGREIMKPEARAGLGSEKDKERYLERAKSLLSADEREFLPVMEDGLTGVVAELDTGRPGKTLAFRFDIDGVDVTESKDEAHRPFKEGFRADIDGITHACGHDGHITIGLAMAKLIAQNLDDFKGKFRFIFQTAEEGTRGAVPMEQAGVLEGVDYLLGGHIGFQAKTSGGIICGTNKLLATSKFDVNFTGRSAHAAGAPQEGANALLAAAQAALAMHGITRHADGVTRINVGVLRAGEGRNVIAPNGYIACETRGETTELNEFMFKKCMDIVAGVAQMYGVQYDVKLTGGTSGGDSSEEITDIYERAARQSPFIKDELIVRDLNFGACEDFAHFMHAVQKAGGKSGYLMIGTKLAAGHHNGAFDFDESALLSGTDVFLRSAYAISGKDA, encoded by the coding sequence ATGGACGCGATAGGAGCAAAGGTTGAAGCGCTAAAAGACGAAATGGTGAAAAACAGGCGGTTTTTTCACTCACATCCCGAGACGGGATTTTTTACGTTTTTTACGACGGCAAAGATCGCTAGCGAGCTAAAAAAGCTCGGCTACAGCCTAAAAATGGGACGCGAGATAATGAAACCGGAAGCCAGAGCAGGTCTTGGCAGCGAGAAAGATAAAGAGAGGTATCTAGAACGCGCAAAAAGCCTGCTAAGCGCCGATGAGCGAGAGTTTTTACCCGTGATGGAGGATGGGTTAACGGGCGTAGTGGCCGAGCTTGATACGGGTAGGCCGGGCAAGACGCTTGCGTTTAGATTCGACATCGACGGCGTGGACGTGACCGAGAGCAAGGATGAGGCGCATAGGCCGTTTAAAGAGGGCTTTAGAGCCGATATAGACGGCATCACTCACGCCTGCGGGCATGACGGACACATCACGATCGGCCTTGCGATGGCTAAACTCATCGCGCAAAATTTGGACGACTTTAAAGGCAAATTTAGATTTATATTTCAAACCGCCGAGGAGGGCACCAGAGGCGCCGTGCCGATGGAGCAAGCAGGCGTGCTAGAGGGCGTGGACTACCTGCTAGGCGGTCATATCGGCTTTCAGGCAAAGACTAGCGGCGGCATCATCTGCGGTACGAACAAGCTTCTTGCGACATCGAAATTTGACGTAAATTTCACGGGTAGATCGGCTCACGCGGCGGGCGCTCCGCAGGAAGGGGCAAACGCCCTACTGGCCGCAGCGCAGGCTGCTCTAGCCATGCACGGTATCACGCGACATGCTGACGGCGTCACGCGTATAAACGTGGGCGTTTTGCGAGCGGGCGAGGGGCGAAACGTCATTGCGCCAAACGGCTACATCGCCTGCGAAACGCGCGGCGAAACGACCGAGCTAAATGAATTTATGTTTAAAAAATGTATGGACATCGTCGCGGGCGTCGCGCAGATGTACGGCGTGCAGTACGACGTGAAGCTAACCGGCGGCACGAGCGGGGGCGATAGCAGCGAGGAGATCACGGATATCTACGAGCGCGCCGCGCGCCAGTCACCTTTTATCAAAGATGAGCTCATCGTGCGGGATCTAAATTTCGGCGCTTGCGAGGACTTCGCGCACTTTATGCACGCCGTGCAAAAAGCAGGCGGCAAAAGCGGCTACCTGATGATCGGCACCAAGCTCGCCGCAGGCCATCACAACGGCGCGTTTGATTTTGACGAGAGCGCGCTACTATCTGGCACGGACGTGTTTTTACGCTCGGCGTATGCGATAAGCGGCAAGGACGCGTGA
- a CDS encoding glycoside hydrolase family 3 N-terminal domain-containing protein has product MKKFIAALFSALFLASLPTALNAADAQTQEKPTLRKMITQMIMVGFNGSDPKTAKEAVSEAKYQRFGGVMLLGKNISDKKNLKALTSAFKEAQKGIFIAIDEEGGQITRFKDKSGFETFISAQKVAKTLDLGAAGELYGKMAQQLKDVGVNVNFAPVADVLNPKSTIIGSRGRAFSTDIDEVSLYASEFMRASQARGVIAAMKHFPGHGNVEADSHTAKVVIENFDYGELKPYFDAVCKNEAKMIMVGHIYLMQRDSELPASLSPAIIDGLLRGELKFDGVVISDDMLMGGLKDFTLQEKVINFINAGGDVMLFSDYKIDGRRTAELVTQLVVDAVGAKQIPKERIEESYERIMKLKNSLQ; this is encoded by the coding sequence ATGAAAAAATTTATCGCCGCGCTTTTTTCGGCTCTGTTTTTGGCGAGTTTGCCGACCGCGCTAAACGCCGCCGATGCGCAAACGCAAGAAAAGCCGACTCTTCGCAAAATGATAACCCAAATGATAATGGTGGGTTTCAACGGCTCTGATCCCAAAACCGCCAAAGAAGCCGTCTCGGAGGCTAAATATCAGCGTTTTGGCGGCGTGATGCTGCTGGGTAAAAATATCTCTGACAAAAAGAACCTCAAGGCGCTAACAAGCGCATTTAAAGAGGCGCAAAAAGGCATTTTTATCGCTATCGACGAGGAGGGCGGACAGATCACGAGATTTAAAGATAAGAGCGGATTTGAGACCTTTATCTCGGCGCAAAAAGTGGCAAAAACGCTTGATCTAGGCGCTGCTGGCGAGCTTTACGGCAAGATGGCACAGCAGCTAAAAGACGTCGGCGTAAACGTAAATTTCGCTCCAGTGGCCGACGTGCTAAATCCAAAATCCACCATCATAGGCTCGCGCGGCAGGGCGTTTAGTACCGATATAGACGAGGTTTCGCTGTACGCAAGCGAGTTTATGAGAGCCTCGCAGGCTCGCGGCGTGATAGCTGCGATGAAGCACTTCCCCGGCCACGGTAACGTCGAGGCCGACAGCCACACGGCAAAGGTCGTGATAGAAAATTTCGACTACGGCGAGCTTAAGCCGTATTTTGACGCGGTTTGCAAAAACGAAGCCAAGATGATAATGGTCGGGCACATCTACCTCATGCAGCGCGACTCCGAGTTGCCTGCCTCGCTCTCGCCAGCGATCATCGACGGCTTGCTGCGCGGCGAACTAAAATTTGACGGCGTAGTCATCAGCGACGATATGCTAATGGGCGGACTAAAGGACTTTACGCTGCAAGAAAAGGTGATAAACTTTATCAACGCAGGCGGCGACGTGATGCTCTTTAGTGACTACAAGATAGATGGGCGCAGGACCGCGGAGCTCGTCACTCAGCTAGTCGTGGATGCGGTGGGCGCCAAACAGATACCAAAAGAGCGTATCGAGGAATCCTACGAGCGGATAATGAAACTAAAAAATAGCTTACAATAG
- a CDS encoding NAD(P)H-dependent glycerol-3-phosphate dehydrogenase translates to MKIAIIGAGKWGSALFHALSQRNDCVISSRRQLEGSHFVSLDEALKRDLLVVAIPSQSVSGWLKENFKNFGQKILVASKGIETSSLRFLDEIYEQHVDAANLAFLSGPSFAKEIQNDLPCALVINSKNEVLAREISGLFPQNIKAYASSDVIGAEIAGAYKNVIAIAGGICDGLGLGNSARASLISRGLVEMARFGEYFGAQHQTFLGLSGAGDLFLTASSVLSRNYRVGLGLAKNESLNKILNDLGEVAEGVDTSYAIEKIAASKGIYTPIVNEVAAMLRGKDVQESLRDLLSKK, encoded by the coding sequence ATGAAAATAGCCATCATCGGAGCGGGGAAGTGGGGTAGCGCGCTTTTTCATGCGCTTTCGCAAAGAAACGACTGCGTTATCAGCTCGCGCAGGCAGCTTGAGGGTTCGCATTTCGTGAGCCTAGACGAGGCGCTAAAGCGCGATCTGCTAGTCGTTGCCATACCTTCGCAGTCTGTTAGCGGCTGGCTAAAAGAGAATTTTAAAAACTTTGGACAGAAAATTTTAGTCGCCTCAAAAGGTATCGAAACCTCGAGTTTGCGATTTTTAGATGAGATTTACGAACAGCACGTAGATGCGGCAAATTTGGCCTTTTTATCGGGACCGAGCTTTGCTAAAGAGATACAAAACGACCTTCCGTGCGCGCTCGTGATCAACTCCAAAAACGAAGTCCTAGCGCGCGAGATCTCAGGGCTTTTCCCGCAAAATATCAAAGCCTACGCTAGCAGCGACGTTATTGGTGCGGAAATCGCGGGCGCGTATAAAAACGTCATCGCTATCGCGGGCGGTATCTGCGACGGGCTCGGGCTTGGTAACAGCGCTCGCGCCAGTCTCATCTCGCGCGGACTTGTCGAGATGGCGAGGTTTGGCGAGTATTTCGGCGCGCAGCATCAGACGTTTTTGGGTCTTAGCGGCGCGGGCGATCTATTTCTTACGGCTTCATCGGTGCTCTCGCGCAACTACCGCGTAGGCTTGGGGCTTGCTAAAAACGAGAGCCTTAATAAAATCCTAAACGATCTAGGCGAGGTCGCAGAGGGCGTGGACACCTCCTACGCGATAGAAAAGATCGCTGCTAGCAAAGGCATCTATACGCCGATAGTAAACGAGGTTGCGGCGATGCTACGCGGCAAAGATGTGCAGGAAAGCTTGAGGGATCTACTAAGTAAAAAATAA
- the gatB gene encoding Asp-tRNA(Asn)/Glu-tRNA(Gln) amidotransferase subunit GatB, with amino-acid sequence MFEVVIGLEVHTQLNTKTKIFCSCSTSFGDEANTHVCPTCLALPGSLPVLNKEAVRKAISFGAAVNATINKRSVFNRKNYFYPDLPKAYQISQFEIPIVEKGELFIDVNGEKKRIGITRAHLEEDAGKNIHESGQSLVDLNRAGTPLLEIVSEPDLRSSDEAVAYLKKLHSILRFLNISDANMQEGSFRCDANVSIRPKGDSKLYTRVEIKNLNSFRFIQKAIDYEVERQSAAWEDGKYDEEVYQETRLFDTVNLVTRSMRGKEDSAEYRYFPDPDLLPVEIPEEMYNEAIKIPELAEQKVARYERELGVKEDDALILTSSVETAKYFEELVEAKISPKLAVTWLIVELLGRLKNGATIETSPVNSAKMIELLRRIEDGTISAKAAKEVLDYLMENEGSVDAVIEKLGLKQVSDDSAIIAIIDQILSANADKVAEYKSGKDKLFGFFVGQTMKEGKGAFNPAKVNELLKEKLG; translated from the coding sequence ATGTTTGAAGTCGTTATCGGGCTTGAGGTTCACACCCAGCTTAATACAAAAACTAAAATTTTCTGCTCTTGCTCTACGAGCTTCGGCGATGAGGCAAATACGCACGTTTGTCCGACTTGCCTAGCGTTACCTGGATCTTTGCCGGTGCTAAACAAAGAAGCCGTGAGAAAGGCGATAAGCTTTGGCGCGGCGGTAAATGCGACTATAAATAAACGCTCGGTTTTTAACCGTAAAAATTACTTTTACCCAGACCTTCCAAAAGCTTATCAAATTTCGCAGTTTGAGATACCGATAGTGGAAAAAGGCGAGCTTTTTATCGACGTAAACGGCGAGAAAAAACGCATCGGTATCACTCGCGCGCACCTTGAGGAGGACGCGGGCAAAAACATTCACGAGAGCGGACAGAGTCTAGTCGATCTAAACCGTGCTGGCACACCGCTGCTTGAGATCGTGAGCGAGCCTGATCTGCGCAGCTCCGACGAGGCGGTCGCGTATCTAAAAAAACTACACTCGATTTTGCGATTTTTAAACATTAGCGACGCTAATATGCAAGAGGGAAGCTTTCGCTGCGACGCCAACGTCAGTATCCGCCCAAAAGGCGACAGCAAGCTTTATACGCGCGTCGAGATTAAAAATTTAAACTCGTTTAGATTTATCCAAAAAGCGATCGACTACGAGGTCGAGCGTCAAAGCGCGGCATGGGAAGACGGCAAATACGATGAGGAAGTTTATCAAGAGACTCGCCTTTTTGATACCGTAAATTTGGTCACGCGCTCTATGCGAGGCAAAGAAGATAGCGCCGAATATAGATATTTTCCAGATCCTGACTTGCTGCCCGTCGAGATCCCGGAGGAGATGTATAACGAAGCGATCAAGATCCCTGAGCTTGCCGAACAAAAGGTCGCTAGATACGAGCGTGAGCTGGGCGTCAAAGAGGATGACGCGCTGATTTTAACTAGCAGCGTGGAGACGGCGAAGTATTTCGAGGAGCTTGTAGAGGCTAAAATATCGCCAAAACTTGCCGTTACATGGCTCATAGTCGAGCTTTTGGGACGCCTAAAAAACGGCGCTACGATCGAGACATCGCCCGTAAATTCGGCTAAGATGATAGAGCTCTTACGCCGCATAGAAGACGGTACGATAAGCGCTAAGGCGGCAAAAGAGGTGCTTGACTATCTTATGGAAAATGAGGGTAGCGTGGACGCCGTCATCGAAAAATTGGGATTAAAACAGGTCAGCGACGACTCGGCCATCATAGCGATAATAGATCAAATTTTAAGCGCGAACGCCGACAAGGTCGCCGAGTATAAAAGCGGCAAGGACAAGCTTTTCGGATTTTTCGTCGGACAAACGATGAAAGAGGGCAAGGGCGCGTTTAATCCCGCAAAAGTAAATGAGCTTTTAAAAGAAAAACTAGGATAA
- a CDS encoding F0F1 ATP synthase subunit A translates to MQENLFLFTGWIASLFTDNEHVIHAVNYAGHLVLVAIIVLIVAKFATKNLQLVPRGTQNILEAYLEGVVSMGKDVLGSEALSRKYLPLVATIGLIVFVSNIIGIIPGFEAPTSSLNLTLTLALVVFVFYHYEGIRVNGVVKYFAHFMGPNKWLAPIMFIVEIVSHLSRVVSLSFRLFGNIKGDDLFLLVVLALASYAALPAFVLLTFMACLQTFIFMILTYVYLAGAILISHDEH, encoded by the coding sequence ATGCAAGAAAATTTGTTTTTGTTTACAGGTTGGATCGCTTCTTTGTTTACCGACAACGAGCACGTTATCCACGCGGTAAATTACGCGGGACATCTCGTTTTAGTCGCGATTATCGTGCTTATCGTGGCAAAATTTGCAACTAAAAATTTGCAACTCGTACCTCGCGGAACGCAAAACATCCTCGAAGCGTATTTAGAAGGCGTCGTATCCATGGGCAAGGACGTGCTAGGCAGCGAAGCGTTATCTAGAAAATACCTGCCGCTAGTCGCCACCATTGGTTTGATCGTATTCGTAAGTAACATAATAGGCATAATACCTGGATTTGAGGCTCCGACCTCGAGCTTAAATTTGACCCTTACACTAGCGCTCGTGGTTTTCGTGTTTTACCACTACGAAGGTATCCGCGTAAATGGCGTGGTTAAGTATTTTGCTCACTTCATGGGACCAAACAAATGGCTAGCTCCGATAATGTTTATCGTCGAGATCGTTTCGCATCTGTCTCGCGTCGTATCGCTTTCTTTCCGACTTTTCGGTAACATCAAGGGCGATGATTTGTTCCTTTTGGTCGTACTTGCTCTTGCGTCATACGCTGCGCTTCCGGCGTTTGTTTTACTTACGTTTATGGCGTGCTTGCAAACATTTATCTTTATGATTCTTACTTACGTGTATCTTGCCGGCGCGATCTTGATCAGCCACGACGAGCACTAA
- a CDS encoding TSUP family transporter, with amino-acid sequence MDFDFGVTAYLIFFAAAFAAGFVDAIAGGGGLIALPTIMAMGVPPHVALATNKLQGTFGSFTAALNFARKGMINFREVFIGIVFTFIGACVGTVLILFLSAEFLRVIIPFCLMAIFIYTLLMPKVGDEDRAARMNARAFYVIFGLILGFYDGFFGPGAGSFWTFAMVALIGLNMKKAVAHTKILNFTSNIVSLAVFIAGGQILWAVGLLMGVGQVLGAYFGSNMVIKKDVKFVRVVFLAVVGATILKLVYDRFFA; translated from the coding sequence ATGGACTTTGACTTCGGCGTTACGGCGTATTTGATATTTTTTGCGGCGGCGTTTGCGGCCGGCTTCGTCGATGCGATCGCGGGCGGAGGCGGACTGATCGCGCTACCCACGATCATGGCGATGGGCGTACCGCCTCACGTGGCGCTAGCGACGAACAAGCTCCAAGGTACTTTCGGTAGCTTCACCGCGGCGCTAAATTTCGCCCGAAAAGGCATGATAAATTTCCGCGAAGTTTTTATCGGGATCGTTTTTACCTTTATCGGCGCGTGCGTCGGCACGGTGCTTATTTTGTTTTTGAGCGCCGAATTTTTGCGCGTTATTATCCCGTTTTGTTTGATGGCGATTTTCATTTATACGCTTTTGATGCCAAAAGTCGGCGATGAGGACAGAGCCGCCCGCATGAACGCGCGAGCTTTTTACGTGATATTCGGGCTTATTTTGGGCTTTTACGACGGATTTTTCGGACCTGGTGCGGGCAGTTTTTGGACGTTTGCGATGGTTGCGCTCATCGGACTAAATATGAAAAAAGCCGTCGCGCACACGAAAATCCTAAATTTTACCAGCAACATCGTCTCTCTAGCCGTTTTTATCGCTGGCGGGCAGATACTTTGGGCGGTCGGGCTTTTGATGGGCGTCGGGCAGGTTTTGGGCGCGTATTTTGGCTCAAATATGGTCATAAAAAAGGACGTTAAATTTGTTAGAGTCGTGTTTTTAGCCGTCGTGGGTGCTACGATACTAAAGCTCGTTTACGATAGATTTTTTGCGTGA
- a CDS encoding superoxide dismutase family protein, whose amino-acid sequence MKKIVLASAALGCLLATSALAHEEKVFDPKAGKHLVVTMEQLSEKGNTVVGEVVAVETNYGVALFPNLKGLEGGAHGFHVHQNADCGANEKGLGMKAGGHWDPSDTKKHSFAWDDNGHKGDLPALFVDAEGNAVYPVLAPKIKTIDELKGHSLMIHVGGDNHSDHPKPLGGGGARMVCGVIK is encoded by the coding sequence ATGAAAAAAATCGTTTTAGCTAGCGCGGCTCTAGGCTGCCTACTCGCTACTAGCGCCCTTGCGCACGAGGAAAAAGTCTTTGATCCAAAGGCTGGCAAACACCTAGTCGTAACTATGGAGCAACTAAGCGAAAAAGGCAATACCGTCGTGGGCGAGGTTGTAGCGGTCGAGACTAACTACGGTGTGGCGTTATTCCCGAATCTTAAAGGCCTTGAGGGCGGCGCGCACGGATTTCACGTGCATCAAAACGCTGACTGCGGCGCTAATGAAAAGGGTCTAGGCATGAAAGCGGGCGGTCACTGGGATCCAAGCGACACCAAAAAACACTCTTTTGCATGGGACGACAACGGCCACAAGGGCGATTTACCTGCGCTTTTCGTTGATGCAGAGGGTAACGCGGTTTATCCGGTGCTAGCTCCGAAAATCAAAACTATCGACGAGCTAAAAGGTCACTCGCTAATGATCCACGTTGGCGGCGATAACCACAGCGACCATCCAAAGCCTCTTGGCGGCGGCGGCGCTAGAATGGTTTGCGGCGTTATAAAATAA
- a CDS encoding TIGR02757 family protein: MDLKTLLDQNVISKNTHADLFAAADPLQVASKFKTPEITLICALFAYGNAKLIVNFLNSLDFSLLDKSEEEIASNLTQHKYRFQSCEDVRQIFITLSRLKKHGDIESVVRSGFEKNGSMVDGINELIKFIYSLNPYRSEGYEFFFGKPYEKAPQSPYKRYNMFLRWMVRDSDIDLGLFKSLPKSKLLIPLDVHTHRVSLNLGLISRKSYDFKAVRELTDMLCEFDPADPIKYDFALYRIGQSGELAQILSEIK; this comes from the coding sequence ATGGACTTAAAAACCCTCCTGGATCAAAACGTAATCTCTAAAAACACCCATGCGGACCTGTTTGCCGCCGCCGATCCGCTGCAAGTCGCTAGTAAATTTAAAACGCCTGAGATTACCCTCATCTGCGCGCTTTTTGCTTACGGCAACGCAAAACTCATCGTAAATTTCCTAAATTCGCTCGACTTCTCGTTGCTGGATAAAAGCGAGGAGGAAATCGCCTCAAATTTGACGCAGCACAAATACCGCTTTCAAAGCTGCGAGGACGTGCGGCAGATTTTCATCACCCTTTCACGCCTGAAAAAGCACGGCGATATCGAAAGCGTGGTGAGATCGGGCTTTGAAAAAAACGGCTCGATGGTAGACGGCATAAACGAGCTTATTAAATTTATCTATTCGCTAAATCCTTACCGCTCGGAGGGGTATGAGTTTTTCTTTGGTAAGCCATACGAAAAAGCGCCGCAAAGCCCGTATAAACGCTACAATATGTTTCTACGCTGGATGGTGCGCGATAGCGACATCGACCTTGGGCTCTTTAAAAGCCTGCCAAAAAGCAAGCTCCTCATACCTCTTGACGTGCATACGCACCGAGTTTCGCTAAATTTGGGCTTAATCTCTCGCAAAAGCTATGATTTTAAGGCCGTGCGCGAGCTTACGGACATGCTTTGCGAATTTGACCCCGCAGATCCGATCAAATACGATTTCGCGCTCTACCGCATCGGGCAAAGCGGCGAACTGGCGCAAATTTTAAGCGAGATAAAGTAA
- the flgK gene encoding flagellar hook-associated protein FlgK produces MANIFSSLHIGVSGLDAAQTQITTTGHNITNADSEHYTRQRVVQSAREPFHDMPGDIGTGTKVDTVVRVHDEFTFARLRTSNINLESSEYKKQILEEISQRFPDLQSVGIGRDLQNYFNAWNNLASNPTEGSQKVNLLNSAATLSNSINKAHDMLTKIQKDVDSQIEVAVNEINKYAKQIAQINKEIVRVESVGTTRANDLRDKRDQLELAMSKIAGISVFKGQLQSNNIDPTVTDMGTKHQINISGFNIVDGTTYHPLTVDRISDKSDFKGVFFERDDSKKVDLNGRISGGKLGAALDLRGRRVDDNGEFQDGTIQKYIDNLNTFAKGIINETNNIYARSAVENAVTDELDGLSDSRTLMNFNDDIKHGSFDVVVYNNQGQEVARKTININASTTINDNTRGNSIVRDFNSDTDDNGDNNSLNDVDDYFQANYQYDATTGKGTFGVTAKRNAGEYSVAFVDKGTNFPGIIGVNRVFEGGNAKNMSVKSELMENPHKLKAYSNPTPGNNEVANDMVQMQYKKIIFYSDKHADKEESVEGYYRYITTDLASQTQTNNDLNDANTAIHKVAMSEYQSVSGVNLNEELTNLIRFQSSYGAAAKIITTVEKMLDTLLTLKQ; encoded by the coding sequence ATGGCTAATATATTTTCGTCTTTACATATTGGAGTTAGCGGCCTAGATGCCGCGCAGACGCAGATCACTACGACAGGACACAACATCACAAACGCCGACAGCGAGCACTACACTAGACAGCGCGTCGTGCAGTCTGCCAGAGAGCCTTTTCACGATATGCCGGGCGACATCGGTACTGGCACCAAGGTCGATACGGTCGTACGCGTGCATGACGAGTTTACGTTTGCTAGACTTCGAACTTCAAATATAAATTTAGAATCAAGCGAATATAAAAAGCAAATTTTAGAGGAGATTTCGCAGCGCTTCCCTGATCTACAAAGCGTAGGCATAGGTAGGGATTTGCAAAATTATTTTAATGCATGGAACAACCTCGCTTCTAACCCAACCGAGGGTTCTCAGAAGGTAAATCTACTAAATTCGGCCGCAACGCTATCAAACAGTATCAACAAAGCCCACGATATGCTAACCAAGATCCAAAAGGACGTGGACTCGCAGATAGAAGTCGCCGTAAATGAAATCAACAAATACGCCAAGCAAATCGCGCAGATAAATAAAGAGATCGTGCGCGTCGAATCAGTCGGCACTACTAGAGCAAACGATCTGCGCGACAAACGCGATCAGCTCGAACTAGCGATGTCGAAAATTGCCGGCATAAGCGTATTTAAGGGGCAACTACAAAGCAACAATATCGATCCGACCGTAACCGATATGGGTACCAAGCATCAGATAAATATTTCAGGATTTAATATCGTAGATGGCACGACGTATCATCCGCTAACAGTCGATAGGATAAGCGACAAGAGCGATTTTAAAGGTGTATTTTTCGAAAGAGACGATAGCAAGAAAGTCGATCTAAACGGACGAATCTCGGGCGGTAAACTAGGCGCCGCGCTGGATCTACGCGGACGAAGAGTGGATGATAACGGAGAATTTCAAGACGGAACGATACAAAAATACATCGACAACCTAAATACCTTCGCCAAAGGCATCATAAACGAGACGAACAATATCTACGCAAGATCGGCCGTAGAAAACGCCGTAACTGACGAGCTAGACGGTCTAAGCGACTCTAGGACGCTGATGAATTTTAACGACGACATTAAACACGGTAGCTTTGACGTCGTAGTTTATAACAATCAAGGCCAAGAGGTCGCTCGAAAAACGATAAACATAAACGCCTCTACTACTATAAACGACAATACTCGCGGCAACTCTATCGTGCGGGACTTTAACTCCGACACTGACGACAACGGCGACAATAACTCGCTAAACGACGTGGACGATTATTTTCAGGCAAACTATCAGTACGACGCGACGACGGGCAAAGGCACGTTTGGCGTAACAGCTAAAAGAAATGCCGGCGAATACAGCGTCGCTTTCGTCGATAAAGGTACCAATTTCCCGGGTATTATCGGGGTAAATAGAGTTTTTGAGGGCGGAAACGCGAAAAATATGAGCGTAAAAAGCGAGCTGATGGAAAATCCGCACAAGCTAAAAGCCTACTCAAACCCGACTCCTGGCAACAACGAAGTCGCAAACGATATGGTGCAAATGCAGTATAAAAAAATCATATTTTACTCCGACAAGCATGCGGACAAGGAAGAGAGCGTCGAGGGATATTACCGCTATATCACCACCGATCTAGCTAGCCAAACTCAGACAAATAACGATCTAAACGACGCAAATACAGCTATCCATAAAGTTGCTATGTCTGAGTACCAGTCGGTTAGCGGCGTAAATTTAAACGAGGAGCTGACAAACCTTATACGCTTTCAAAGCAGTTACGGTGCGGCGGCTAAAATCATCACGACCGTAGAAAAGATGCTCGATACCTTGCTCACGCTAAAGCAATAA
- the flgN gene encoding flagellar export chaperone FlgN, which yields MLKKYLDEAMGVLDELIAQTTEDIEKIKLADHTKVDDSVKRKNELVKKFESIKSLLDKELLRVSKENGGANLSSILDDEVKSSLALMRSKLEELYSKNKEYAKYVVGVKEFFDSLLKNMFKSESGSYDKEGLTPESLFKTRV from the coding sequence ATGCTTAAAAAATATTTAGATGAGGCGATGGGCGTGCTAGACGAGCTCATCGCCCAAACTACGGAAGATATAGAAAAGATAAAACTAGCTGATCACACTAAGGTCGATGATAGCGTCAAACGCAAAAACGAGCTGGTTAAAAAATTCGAATCTATAAAATCGCTGCTAGATAAAGAGCTTTTAAGAGTCTCAAAGGAAAACGGCGGGGCAAATTTAAGCTCTATCCTTGACGATGAGGTAAAATCATCTCTCGCGCTTATGCGCTCAAAGCTTGAAGAGCTCTACTCAAAAAACAAAGAATACGCAAAATACGTCGTCGGAGTAAAAGAATTTTTCGATAGCTTGCTAAAAAACATGTTTAAAAGCGAGTCTGGCAGCTACGATAAAGAAGGCTTGACGCCTGAAAGTTTATTTAAAACAAGGGTTTAA
- a CDS encoding flagellar biosynthesis anti-sigma factor FlgM, producing MIGTLGAKLGMSPQQITRSNDVKKSENMEKTQGKEESKVAKIAEQIANGTYKLDMSKTAKAIADTLL from the coding sequence ATGATAGGAACTTTGGGAGCTAAACTGGGCATGAGCCCGCAGCAAATCACTCGCTCAAACGACGTAAAAAAGAGCGAAAACATGGAAAAAACACAAGGCAAAGAAGAAAGCAAGGTTGCAAAGATAGCTGAGCAGATCGCAAACGGGACATATAAACTAGATATGTCCAAGACTGCAAAAGCCATTGCCGATACGCTTTTATAA
- a CDS encoding rod-binding protein, protein MLNVDTSAALSSYNKFATSSIENRRTDKPQSEQDALLKEQTDAFEAFLVKSVLDIALKDENPLFGKDAGDEIYHSMYNDTMSKALSGNLGFSELLFNYLKERA, encoded by the coding sequence ATGTTAAACGTAGATACTTCGGCGGCTTTAAGCTCCTACAATAAATTTGCCACGAGCTCTATCGAAAATAGACGCACGGATAAGCCTCAGAGCGAGCAAGACGCGCTTTTAAAAGAGCAAACCGATGCTTTTGAGGCGTTTTTGGTTAAAAGCGTGCTAGATATCGCGCTAAAGGACGAAAATCCGTTATTTGGCAAAGATGCCGGAGACGAGATCTATCACTCGATGTATAACGACACGATGAGTAAGGCTCTGAGCGGAAATTTAGGCTTTAGCGAACTTTTATTTAATTATTTGAAAGAAAGGGCTTAA